Proteins from one Streptomyces sp. NBC_00390 genomic window:
- a CDS encoding LURP-one-related/scramblase family protein, translating into MRYLVRDKLLALGDDYWIEDEHGRHAFLVDGKALRLRDTLELKDPSGYVLITLRQKLLGLRGAMTIERDGSPLATVRRKRLSLLRNHYRVTLAEGTELDVSGKILDREFAVEYDGELLAHISRRWLRVRETYGVDVVREDADAALLIAVAVCVIRMAERERAQE; encoded by the coding sequence ATGAGATATCTGGTGCGCGACAAGCTCCTCGCCCTCGGCGACGACTACTGGATCGAGGACGAGCACGGCCGTCACGCCTTCCTCGTCGACGGCAAAGCGCTGCGTCTGCGCGACACCCTGGAGCTCAAGGATCCGTCCGGGTACGTGCTGATCACCCTGCGCCAGAAGCTGCTCGGCCTGCGCGGCGCGATGACGATCGAGCGGGACGGCTCGCCGCTCGCCACCGTCCGCCGCAAGCGGCTGTCACTGCTGCGCAACCACTACCGGGTGACCCTCGCCGAGGGCACCGAGCTCGATGTCAGCGGGAAGATCCTGGACCGGGAGTTCGCCGTCGAGTACGACGGCGAACTGCTCGCGCACATCTCGCGCCGATGGCTGCGGGTGCGGGAGACGTACGGCGTGGATGTCGTACGGGAGGACGCGGACGCGGCGCTGCTGATCGCGGTCGCGGTGTGCGTGATCCGGATGGCGGAGAGGGAGCGGGCGCAG